A window of the Deinococcus gobiensis I-0 genome harbors these coding sequences:
- a CDS encoding aldo/keto reductase, whose product MEYRKLQGTDLTLSAVGFGVWTVGTTWWGVKDEAMGKRLLRQAFDLGITFFDNGDTYASGRAEELQREALGDVREKIVIGTKFGYDIYNNPERPGQQERPHDWTPAYMRRALEGSLKRLGTDYIDYYQLHNCRVEAIRKDDLWAELEKAKAEGLIRAYGTALGPALNERQIEEGVASVRERRAPTQIIYNLLEQVLGEQILPVAEAEGVGVMARVPHASGLLEGYMTLDTEFEPGDHRNWRMTTNAKRKAWMEDGLKKVEQLNAEFVEGRGRTIGQLALQFALHSPAMGTVLPNIYAEGGLREYAATFGAAPLTAEEYGAIQALYRENFGLTHDLRGQEIAKVEAVQ is encoded by the coding sequence ATGGAATACCGCAAGTTACAGGGCACGGACCTGACCCTGAGCGCCGTGGGCTTCGGCGTCTGGACGGTCGGCACGACCTGGTGGGGCGTCAAGGACGAGGCGATGGGCAAACGCCTGCTGCGTCAGGCCTTCGACCTGGGCATCACCTTCTTCGACAACGGCGACACCTACGCCTCGGGCCGCGCCGAGGAGCTTCAGCGCGAGGCCCTGGGAGACGTGCGCGAGAAGATCGTCATCGGCACGAAGTTCGGCTACGACATCTACAACAACCCCGAGCGCCCGGGCCAGCAGGAGCGCCCGCACGACTGGACGCCCGCGTACATGCGCAGGGCGCTGGAAGGCAGCCTCAAGCGCCTGGGCACCGACTACATCGACTACTACCAGCTGCACAACTGCCGCGTCGAGGCGATCCGCAAAGACGACCTGTGGGCCGAGCTGGAGAAGGCGAAGGCCGAGGGCCTGATCCGCGCCTACGGCACCGCGCTGGGACCGGCGCTGAACGAACGCCAGATCGAGGAAGGCGTCGCCTCTGTCCGCGAGCGCCGCGCGCCCACCCAGATCATCTACAACCTGCTGGAGCAGGTGCTGGGCGAGCAGATCCTGCCGGTCGCCGAGGCCGAGGGCGTGGGCGTGATGGCCCGCGTGCCGCACGCCTCGGGGCTGCTGGAAGGCTACATGACGCTGGACACCGAGTTCGAGCCCGGCGACCACCGCAACTGGCGCATGACCACCAACGCCAAGCGCAAGGCCTGGATGGAAGACGGCCTGAAGAAGGTCGAGCAACTGAACGCCGAGTTCGTCGAGGGCCGGGGCCGCACCATCGGACAGCTCGCCCTGCAGTTCGCGCTGCACTCGCCGGCGATGGGCACGGTGCTGCCCAACATCTACGCCGAGGGGGGCCTGCGCGAGTACGCCGCGACCTTCGGAGCCGCGCCGCTGACCGCCGAGGAGTACGGCGCGATTCAGGCGCTGTACCGGGAGAACTTCGGCCTGACGCACGACCTGCGCGGCCAGGAGATCGCCAAGGTGGAGGCGGTCCAGTGA
- a CDS encoding chlorite dismutase family protein, which produces MMVDLDPSGQVTGREPDRANRQFLNYAFYKLDPAFRRLPQAERDELKAEFQAAVEGWTEDAPAEKGLIQRTYSLVGLRGDVDFMLWRIAFDVREFQEAQARLNRTRLMGYLTQPYHYTAMQKRSQYVNRIEGSGHGLEILPGQGKYLFIYPFIKTRAWYDLSPHSRQGMMDEHIYASGPFKGVRINTSYSYGIDDQEFVVSFDSDYPQEFVDLVGRLRYTEASMYTLRDVPMFTCVKKDLSGVLTDLG; this is translated from the coding sequence ATGATGGTGGACCTCGATCCCAGCGGGCAGGTCACGGGGCGCGAGCCGGACCGCGCCAACCGGCAGTTCCTGAACTACGCCTTCTACAAGCTCGACCCCGCTTTCCGGCGGCTGCCCCAGGCCGAGCGCGACGAGCTGAAGGCCGAGTTCCAGGCCGCCGTGGAGGGCTGGACCGAGGACGCCCCGGCCGAGAAGGGCCTGATCCAGCGCACCTACTCGCTGGTGGGCCTGCGCGGCGACGTGGACTTCATGCTGTGGCGCATCGCCTTCGACGTGCGCGAGTTCCAGGAGGCCCAGGCCCGCCTGAACCGCACCCGCCTGATGGGCTACCTCACGCAGCCCTACCACTACACCGCCATGCAGAAACGCAGCCAGTACGTCAACCGCATCGAAGGTTCGGGACACGGCCTGGAGATCCTGCCGGGGCAGGGCAAGTATCTGTTCATCTACCCCTTCATCAAGACGCGGGCGTGGTACGACCTCTCGCCGCACTCGCGCCAGGGCATGATGGACGAGCACATCTATGCGTCGGGGCCGTTCAAGGGCGTGCGCATCAACACGAGCTACTCCTACGGCATCGACGACCAGGAGTTCGTGGTGAGTTTCGACAGCGACTACCCCCAGGAATTCGTGGACCTCGTGGGCCGGCTGCGCTACACCGAGGCGAGCATGTACACCCTGCGTGACGTGCCCATGTTCACCTGCGTGAAGAAGGACCTGAGCGGGGTCCTGACCGACCTGGGCTGA
- a CDS encoding isocitrate lyase/PEP mutase family protein codes for MTTTPDLATKARRLLDLHTAPEILTLANVWDVVSAQVVADVPGVQALATASHSIASTFGYPDGEHIPLDLHLDMVRRIVAAVDLPVSMDLEAGYGNAGETARRAIEAGVVGGNLEDQMRPLDEAVDAVRAVMAAGRAAGIEFVLNARTDAVARADASTPRDDVLAEAIRRGQAFLEAGAPVVFVPGLIARDEIAQVARALGHNRLTVISVPGKSLSASELQALGVARVSTGPFTQRVALTALQDAAKALVGGGTLPADTRALN; via the coding sequence ATGACCACCACCCCCGACCTCGCCACCAAAGCCCGCCGCCTGCTCGACCTGCACACCGCCCCCGAGATCCTGACCCTCGCCAACGTCTGGGACGTGGTGTCGGCTCAGGTCGTGGCCGACGTGCCCGGCGTGCAGGCCCTGGCGACCGCGAGCCACTCCATCGCCTCGACCTTCGGCTATCCCGACGGCGAGCACATCCCGCTCGACCTGCACCTCGACATGGTGCGGCGCATCGTGGCCGCGGTGGACCTGCCCGTCTCGATGGACCTCGAAGCCGGGTACGGCAACGCGGGCGAGACGGCGCGCCGGGCCATTGAGGCCGGCGTGGTCGGCGGCAACCTCGAGGACCAGATGCGCCCGCTGGACGAGGCCGTGGACGCCGTGCGCGCCGTGATGGCCGCCGGACGCGCCGCCGGGATCGAGTTCGTGCTCAACGCCCGCACCGACGCCGTGGCCCGCGCCGACGCGAGCACCCCGCGCGACGACGTGCTGGCCGAAGCCATCCGGCGGGGCCAGGCCTTCCTGGAAGCGGGCGCGCCCGTGGTCTTCGTGCCCGGCCTGATCGCGCGCGACGAAATCGCGCAGGTCGCGCGGGCGCTCGGGCACAACCGCCTGACCGTCATCAGCGTGCCGGGCAAGAGCCTGAGCGCCAGCGAGTTGCAGGCGCTGGGCGTGGCGCGCGTCTCGACCGGCCCCTTCACGCAGCGTGTGGCCCTCACCGCCCTTCAGGACGCGGCCAAGGCCCTGGTCGGCGGCG
- the mutL gene encoding DNA mismatch repair endonuclease MutL: protein MSLPTRPIQILPPQVARLIAAGEVVSRPLDVVRELLDNALDAGATRIELDIAGGGLDLIRVRDNGCGIPAASAALAAERHATSKLSPDGAALRVTTLGFRGEALWAAAQAGELHLLTRPAAQVGACEVRAHGEATRVARVSAPAGTTVTVTRLFAELPARLRTQLAPAAEVREITALLGRYVLHHPGLSWRLVVDGEPRLTHAPADPRGAVASVYGPLSANRVMAVEAPGISGVVSRPELTRTRRDRMHFSVNGRPVQAPPELEKAVIEGFAELLGAGAAPLCVLNLTVAPEDHDPNIHPAKQVVALADLPGVAARVRAAVAGALAAHPLMRAAPALSAPPVPAAERPGGHFPALTLVGVYQELYLLAQGEGDLWVVDAHAAHERVLYERLGRELHAAGPIALPEPELLHLTPEQLARLHERGPELRAWGLDIEDFGAGLARLRAVPAALAALPVPRLHEQLVETALGGGPDPRREVLGRLACAPALKAGMLDHARGAAVLAALEACELPWACPHGRPTTLRLSERELAHAFGRRGVRDVARGRDEPVPAPQR, encoded by the coding sequence ATGAGCCTGCCCACCCGCCCCATCCAGATCCTGCCGCCCCAGGTCGCCCGCCTGATCGCGGCGGGGGAGGTCGTGTCGCGCCCGCTCGACGTGGTGCGCGAACTGCTCGACAACGCGCTGGACGCCGGGGCCACCCGCATCGAACTGGACATCGCGGGCGGCGGCTTGGACCTGATCCGGGTGCGCGACAACGGCTGCGGCATCCCGGCGGCGTCGGCGGCGCTCGCGGCCGAGCGGCACGCGACGAGCAAACTCTCGCCGGATGGCGCGGCGCTGCGCGTCACCACCCTGGGCTTCCGGGGCGAGGCGCTGTGGGCGGCGGCCCAGGCGGGCGAGCTGCACCTGCTCACCCGGCCGGCCGCGCAGGTCGGCGCCTGCGAGGTCCGGGCGCACGGCGAGGCCACGCGGGTCGCGCGCGTCTCCGCCCCGGCGGGCACGACGGTCACCGTCACGCGCCTGTTCGCCGAACTGCCCGCGCGCCTGCGCACGCAACTCGCGCCCGCCGCCGAGGTCCGCGAGATCACGGCGCTGCTCGGGCGCTACGTGCTGCACCATCCGGGCCTCTCGTGGCGGCTGGTGGTAGACGGCGAGCCCCGCCTGACCCACGCACCCGCCGACCCGCGTGGGGCGGTCGCCAGCGTCTACGGCCCCCTGAGCGCCAACCGGGTCATGGCGGTCGAGGCGCCGGGGATCAGCGGCGTCGTCTCGCGGCCCGAGCTGACGCGCACGCGGCGCGACCGCATGCACTTCAGCGTGAACGGGCGACCCGTGCAGGCCCCGCCCGAGCTGGAAAAGGCCGTCATCGAGGGCTTCGCCGAGCTGCTGGGCGCCGGGGCTGCGCCGCTGTGCGTCCTGAACCTCACGGTGGCCCCCGAGGACCACGACCCCAACATCCACCCGGCCAAGCAGGTGGTCGCGCTGGCCGACCTGCCGGGGGTCGCGGCGCGGGTGCGCGCGGCGGTGGCCGGGGCGCTCGCGGCGCATCCCCTCATGCGCGCGGCCCCGGCCTTGAGCGCGCCGCCCGTCCCGGCGGCCGAGCGCCCCGGCGGCCACTTTCCGGCGCTGACGCTGGTGGGCGTGTACCAGGAGCTGTACCTGCTCGCGCAGGGCGAGGGCGACCTGTGGGTGGTGGATGCCCACGCCGCGCACGAGCGGGTGCTGTACGAGCGCCTGGGCCGCGAGCTGCACGCCGCCGGCCCCATCGCCCTGCCCGAACCCGAGCTGCTGCATCTGACGCCCGAGCAACTGGCCCGGCTGCACGAGCGCGGCCCCGAGCTGCGCGCCTGGGGTCTGGACATCGAGGACTTCGGCGCGGGGCTGGCGCGGCTGCGGGCCGTGCCCGCCGCCCTGGCCGCCCTGCCGGTGCCCCGGCTGCACGAGCAGCTCGTGGAAACGGCGCTGGGCGGGGGCCCCGACCCCCGGCGCGAGGTGCTGGGCCGCCTGGCCTGCGCCCCCGCCCTGAAGGCCGGGATGCTCGACCATGCGCGCGGGGCAGCGGTGCTGGCCGCCCTGGAGGCCTGCGAGCTGCCCTGGGCCTGCCCGCACGGCCGCCCGACCACCCTGCGCCTCTCGGAGCGCGAGCTGGCCCACGCCTTCGGGCGCCGGGGCGTGCGCGACGTGGCGCGTGGGCGCGACGAGCCGGTGCCTGCGCCGCAGCGCTGA
- a CDS encoding VOC family protein, which translates to MLKHVSFLSRDVGAALAFYARLGGVTEKDLVTAEGHRRAVLRLGEGRLQFFGVAGEAPAPHPHWAEHVAVHVRGLRALLPDLRAAGVPVTRDLQPSPGGRDMAFVLDPDGRQVELLEADGESI; encoded by the coding sequence ATGCTCAAGCACGTCTCCTTCCTGTCCCGTGACGTGGGCGCCGCCCTCGCCTTCTACGCGCGCCTGGGCGGCGTGACCGAAAAGGACCTCGTGACCGCCGAGGGCCACCGGCGCGCCGTCCTGCGGCTGGGCGAGGGCCGCCTGCAATTCTTCGGGGTCGCGGGCGAGGCACCTGCGCCGCACCCCCACTGGGCCGAACACGTCGCCGTGCATGTCCGGGGCCTGCGCGCCCTGCTGCCCGATCTGCGCGCGGCGGGCGTCCCCGTGACCCGCGATTTGCAACCCAGCCCTGGTGGGCGCGATATGGCCTTCGTGCTCGACCCCGACGGGCGACAGGTCGAGCTGCTGGAGGCGGACGGAGAGAGCATCTGA